In Citrus sinensis cultivar Valencia sweet orange chromosome 3, DVS_A1.0, whole genome shotgun sequence, the sequence GGCTGGGCTACTACTACTTTCAAGTTCTGGATTTCAAACTGGTCCAATATCTCATTTTCCAGCTACAACTCGTAACAAGAATGGCCTAACCCAAAATGGGCCAAGCAGACATCATGCTACCTTTACATAGTAATGCAAGGGCAGAGCCCTCTACTTTGAGACTGTTGCCGAATCCTTCCAAAGGTTAATTTTTGCGAAGAAATAGATTTGAAAGTTCAATTTAGCTCTACTCCTTTTTATTTCATCCCAAGACTTCATTTCTTGATCAACACTGAGACATGGAAGCGTGTCTTATTTTCGACgggaaataaaacaacaatattCAATCGGGATTTTCTAAACCTCTACACATACAACAACATTTAAGCTAATAactcaaagaagaaagataatatACCAGCTATGTCTTGCTTTTCCCACCCATCAATCTCTGGCATTTTAAGGGTACAAAGCAAGACGCCAAGATCAGTGACAAGAGATGGTGACAATTTAATCAGGTAAGAACTAAGATCACTCAAAACAGTAAAAACATCACGGCCCAGGGTTCGTTAGAAACCAGCTAAGAGGTTGATGCTAATGACAATAGAGACCGTCCAAGCaatgaaaagataaatttgCATACAAACAATTAAAAGCAGTGAATGTTGTTGTTTCTAGGCCTTAATTATAATTCTTCCCCTCTGGTACCACTTGTATGAGGAGACATCTCACACTTCTTGTTCATACATAAATAGTTTTAAAGACCAAAGCCCTGGGGAAAGCCCTCCCTTGAGACAGAGAGATAGCAGCGACCTAACCCATTGCATACTTCTGGGTCCAGCTCCTCGCAGTTGTTTCATACTTGCTCCGGTCAGTCTTGTACATGTGGGCAATCTCTGGCACCAATGGATCATCAGGGTTCGGGTCCGTTAACAGTGAACAAATAGAAAGCAGCACCTAAcagtaaagaaaaagaatgattTACTATACTTGCAAATAAAACTTCAGATTATGTTTATAACTTCCATGGAATGTGAAAACTGAACTTAATTACCTTTGATATGGTAAGGGCAGGGCTCCACTGTTCTTTTAATATATCAAGGCAAATGCTACCGTTGCTATTGATGTTAGGATGGAAGACTTTTGTTCTGAATGCAACCTGCCACATAAGCACGAGCAGATCAAGTAACTTGAACAACAACTACAACTTTCATTAGCCTCTCACCCTAAAAGAATCACAGAAGGTACCTTCTTGAAAATTGGCTCATATGGAGATGAATATTTTTTGGTTGAGGGGATGATTCAGTATGAAAGTTATGATtttcatgaaaaagaaatgtatattaaaaaatatatgaagaCACAAAACTAATTTTCGGGGTAAACTGTGCACAAGTTTGGAAGCCAAGAAAggaactttttcattttctttctgttttcttgtccttttttggtttttctgGAAAAATAGAGCATTAATTCCTGATGAATCACAGACGTTTCAGGGAAAAAAAgcattaaatattaacaaatataacaataacatagaagaaaaatcatcacaaatcttaatttatgaattattggTCAcatttagagaaaaaaattcaaattaaagcCAGTtctgataaaaaagaaatcatcatATACTTAAATGATACTTTAAAGCGAgaaaaaaagttgaaacaGCATCTTCACACAATCATTCAGTTCAAAACTTCATACTCCACAAATTTCCCAAAACACTGatgtaaaatattagataagaataaaaatgatttttgaggAAATGGATCCAAACAAAATTGTGAATTCTTCATAACAAAACACTTATACATGGAAGATTACACATAAAACtttttatatacatttatATCCATTTCTCAACTAATAATCACCAACCCCTGCAAGAAGAAATCAAAACTCAGTCTAATGGTTGAACCATCtaacaaaaacaacattttaataaactaaaatcaaCATATGAATGGTAATGCTAACTTCGAACACTAGTGACACTTCAAATAACCAAAAGATGGTATAACTCATGTGGAGTACGGTGTTGGCCAAAACCACCTAGTTTCATCAAGTCGTACCAATGGCTTATTTGATGCTGAAAGATGTCAATATGATGCATAGATTTGGATGATAATCTACAAGGTGACGGGAAAcactttttgaaaaatgaagaaatatgtaCCTTAGGTGGCTTAAATGGATAGTCTGGAGGAAAATGAATTGTAACTAGAAACACTCCGCCTGCATATGGACTATCAGGAGGGCCCATGATTGTTGCTTGCCAATGAAACATGTCTTCCGCAACGGGGCCTAAGTATGCATATGGTTTTaccaagaaagaaagaaagaaagacaaCCAGATCACAAAAACTTAAGTCCACTTTAAAGTTCAAACGAAACCAATACAGTAGTATCATAAGCTAAGCTCAATTTCACCATAGCCTCGCCTTAGTCAAAATTATCAACACTCacaaataccaaaatttaaaaggtccaatatttaaatttcaaccCAAATCGCAAAATTCACTAAATAAATTAgcattaaattaagaaatctagagatatCTACACATCGCAGAATcacagaattaaaaataaaaacaaaatcacgtgatcaacaaaaattagaaaaagaaattaaaataagattgaGAAACTACCGGCGCTGCAAGAGGTAGGAGGATCTTTCTGGAGATCCTTCAGCTCCTTCAAGATCCGCTTCGACGCCATAACCTAATTCTCTGAAATTGttgtttgtaaaaaaattgccaaaaaaaagtttaaaaaaaaaaaaaacttagatCAGCTTTTGGCTTTAAAACAGAATCTGAAAAAATAGAAcagtacaaaataaataaagaggaAACAAGCAAAGTGCCTGAGAGAGATCCTCCTGGTAATTATtgctagatttttttttttgggggggagggggggggggggggtgtgtGCGGGGTAGGACGAGAGGGCttacagtaaaataaaataaaataaaaaaaagtttatatatgtataaacaataataataattaaaataaaatgattgaaTCACGAGCT encodes:
- the LOC102623736 gene encoding ubiquitin-conjugating enzyme E2-17 kDa, whose amino-acid sequence is MASKRILKELKDLQKDPPTSCSAGPVAEDMFHWQATIMGPPDSPYAGGVFLVTIHFPPDYPFKPPKVAFRTKVFHPNINSNGSICLDILKEQWSPALTISKVLLSICSLLTDPNPDDPLVPEIAHMYKTDRSKYETTARSWTQKYAMG